The Rhinoderma darwinii isolate aRhiDar2 chromosome 11, aRhiDar2.hap1, whole genome shotgun sequence genome window below encodes:
- the LOC142663059 gene encoding histone H3: MARTKQTARKSTGGKAPRKQLATKAARKSAPATGGVKKPHRYRPGTVALREIRRYQKSTELLIRKLPFQRLVREIAQDFKTDLRFQSSAVMALQEASEAYLVGLFEDTNLCAIHAKRVTIMPKDIQLARRIRGERA; encoded by the coding sequence ATGGCCAGAACAAAGCAGACTGCGCGTAAATCCACCGGCGGGAAAGCGCCCCGCAAGCAGCTGGCTACTAAAGCTGCACGGAAGAGCGCTCCCGCTACCGGCGGAGTGAAGAAGCCTCATCGTTACCGCCCGGGCACAGTCGCTCTCCGTGAAATCCGCCGCTACCAGAAGTCCACCGAGCTTCTTATCCGTAAGCTGCCCTTCCAGCGCCTGGTGCGAGAGATCGCTCAGGACTTCAAGACCGATCTGCGCTTCCAGAGCTCAGCAGTCATGGCTCTGCAGGAGGCCAGCGAGGCTTATCTAGTCGGGCTGTTTGAGGATACCAACCTGTGCGCCATCCACGCCAAGAGGGTCACCATCATGCCCAAAGACATTCAACTGGCCCGCAGGATCCGTGGGGAGAGGGCTTAG
- the LOC142663355 gene encoding histone H1.5-like: MAETAPTAAVPPTEPAAKSKKQPKKPAAGGAKKTKKSSGTGVSELIVKAVSASKERSGVSLAALKKALAAGGYDVDKNNSRLKMALKTLVTKETLLQVKGSGASGSFKLNKKQLETKDKAVKKKPAAAAKSPKKTPAKSLTKAKRPAAAKKVANSPKKPKPAPKKITKSPAKKAAKPKAAKSPAKKAAKSPAKKAAKSPAKKAAKSPAKKAAKSPAKKAAKKASKSRKTVTKK, encoded by the coding sequence ATGGCAGAGACCGCACCAACCGCCGCTGTTCCTCCCACCGAGCCGGCCGCCAAATCCAAGAAGCAGCcgaaaaaacctgcagcagggGGCGCCAAGAAAACCAAGAAATCTTCCGGTACCGGCGTGTCGGAGCTCATCGTGAAAGCCGTGTCCGCCTCCAAAGAGCGCAGTGGGGTGTCTCTGGCCGCCCTGAAGAAGGCTCTGGCTGCTGGAGGATACGATGTAGACAAGAACAACAGCCGCCTGAAGATGGCGCTCAAGACTCTGGTGACCAAGGAAACCCTGCTCCAGGTGAAAGGCAGCGGCGCCTCCGGCTCCTTCAAGCTGAACAAGAAGCAGCTGGAGACTAAGGACAAAGCGGTCAAGAAGAAGCCGGCGGCTGCTGCCAAATCCCCGAAGAAGACTCCGGCCAAGAGCCTGACAAAGGCCAAGAGGCCTGCCGCTGCCAAGAAGGTGGCGAACAGCCCCAAAAAGCCAAAACCTGCCCCCAAGAAAATAACAAAGAGCCCAGCAAAGAAGGCGGCCAAGcccaaagctgccaagagtccggctaagaaagctgccaagagtccggctaagaaagctgccaagagtccggctaagaaagctgccaagagtccggctaagaaagctgccaagagtccggctaagaaagctgccaagaaGGCGTCTAAGTCCAGGAAGACCGTGACGAAGAAATAA